A region of Subdoligranulum variabile DNA encodes the following proteins:
- a CDS encoding 3-deoxy-manno-octulosonate cytidylyltransferase, with product MKTIAVIPARYASTRMPGKPLADVLGKPMIWWVYQAAKACPKLDDVLIATDDERIADACKQYEMQYLMTSPDHDTPTGRIWEVSTKVEADLYLQLMGDEPLVNPAAFDLILPDTLPEDPYYVAVLTNIMEHPADVIDFSNQKVVTNAAREILLISRSPIPYPKGTLDFEYEKVTGIQLYSKQALAFYHETPKSILEKAEENDMMRFIENGHKVHAIVSPYKTVSVDTPKDLALVNEILKEKHHA from the coding sequence ATGAAAACGATCGCTGTGATCCCCGCGCGGTACGCCAGTACCCGCATGCCCGGCAAGCCCCTGGCTGATGTGCTGGGCAAGCCGATGATCTGGTGGGTGTACCAGGCTGCCAAGGCCTGTCCCAAGCTGGACGACGTGCTCATCGCCACCGACGACGAGCGCATCGCCGACGCCTGCAAACAGTACGAGATGCAGTATCTGATGACCAGCCCCGACCACGATACCCCCACCGGGCGGATCTGGGAGGTCAGCACCAAGGTGGAAGCCGACCTGTACCTGCAGCTGATGGGGGACGAACCGCTGGTGAATCCGGCGGCCTTCGACCTGATCCTGCCCGACACACTGCCTGAGGATCCCTACTACGTGGCGGTGCTGACCAACATCATGGAGCATCCCGCCGACGTCATCGACTTTTCCAACCAGAAAGTGGTGACCAACGCAGCCCGGGAGATCCTGCTGATCTCCCGCAGCCCCATCCCCTACCCCAAAGGCACGCTGGATTTCGAGTACGAGAAGGTCACCGGCATCCAGCTCTACAGCAAGCAGGCTCTTGCGTTCTATCACGAAACCCCCAAATCCATTCTCGAAAAGGCCGAGGAGAACGACATGATGCGGTTTATCGAGAACGGCCACAAGGTTCACGCCATCGTGAGCCCCTACAAGACCGTCAGCGTGGACACCCCCAAGGATCTGGCGCTGGTCAACGAGATTTTGAAGGAGAAACATCATGCCTGA